One window of Leifsonia sp. AK011 genomic DNA carries:
- a CDS encoding ParA family protein — MHVLSVSSLKGGVGKTTVTLGLASAAFARGLRTLVVDLDPQSDVSTGMDIDVSGHLNIADVLASPKEKIVRAAIAPSGWTKGRPGKIDVLIGSPSAINFDGPHPSIRDIWKLEEALANVEADYDLVLIDCAPSLNALTRTAWAASDRVTIVTEPGLFSVAAADRALRAIEEIRRGLSPRLQPLGIIVNRLRSQSLEHQFRIKELRDMFGPLVLSPQLPERTSLQQAQGAAKPLHVWPGESAQEMSRNFDQLLERVMRAARIGEFAEEPV; from the coding sequence GTGCATGTACTCAGTGTCAGCTCTCTCAAGGGAGGCGTGGGAAAGACCACGGTGACGCTCGGGCTTGCCTCAGCGGCTTTCGCGCGTGGCCTCCGGACCCTCGTCGTCGACCTCGACCCGCAGTCGGATGTGTCGACCGGAATGGACATCGACGTCTCCGGTCACCTCAACATCGCAGACGTCCTGGCCTCGCCCAAGGAGAAGATCGTTCGCGCTGCGATCGCTCCGAGCGGATGGACCAAGGGCCGCCCGGGCAAGATCGACGTTCTCATCGGTTCCCCCTCCGCCATCAACTTCGACGGCCCGCATCCGAGCATCCGCGACATCTGGAAGCTCGAGGAGGCCCTCGCCAATGTCGAGGCCGACTACGACCTCGTTCTCATCGACTGCGCACCCTCGCTCAACGCACTCACCCGCACGGCCTGGGCCGCCAGTGACCGCGTCACCATCGTCACCGAGCCGGGGCTCTTCTCCGTCGCCGCCGCCGATCGCGCGCTCCGGGCCATCGAGGAGATCCGTCGTGGGCTCTCCCCTCGTCTCCAGCCCCTCGGCATCATCGTGAACCGACTCCGTTCGCAGTCGCTGGAGCACCAGTTCCGCATCAAGGAGCTGCGCGACATGTTCGGCCCGCTCGTGCTGAGTCCGCAGTTGCCGGAGCGTACGTCACTCCAACAGGCCCAGGGCGCTGCCAAGCCCCTTCACGTCTGGCCCGGCGAGAGCGCACAGGAGATGTCGCGCAACTTCGACCAGTTGCTCGAGCGTGTGATGCGCGCAGCCAGGATCGGCGAATTCGCCGAGGAGCCTGTCTAG
- a CDS encoding pyruvate carboxylase, whose protein sequence is MFKKILVANRGEIAIRAFRAAFELGAKTVAVFPYEDRNSMHRLKADEAYQIGEVGHPVRAYLDVSEIIRVALESGADAIYPGYGFLSENPDLAQAAADAGITFIGPPTKVLEMAGNKVTAKEHAISAGVPVLKSTPASKDIDELIAGADEIGFPVFAKAVAGGGGRGMRRVDKREDLREALEAAMREADSAFGDPTMFVEQAVVRPRHIEVQILADSGGETVHLFERDCSVQRRHQKVVEIAPAPNLDEGIRQAMYRDAIAFARSIGYVNAGTVEFLLDTAGERAGEHVFIEMNPRIQVEHTVTEEVTDVDLVQSQMRIAYGQTLAELGLQQHNLQLRGAALQCRITTEDPAAGFRPDTGKITTYRSPGGAGIRLDGGTVASGAQISPHFDSMLVKMTCRGRDFRAAVLRARRGLAEFRLRGVTTNIPFLQAVLDDPDFVAGDLSTSFIEERPWLVRGRSSKDRGTKVLNWLADVTVNQPNGNGAGRINPSLKLPSVDLDAPAPAGSRQRLLELGPVGFASSLRAQTALAVTETTFRDAHQSLLATRVRTRDLVAVLPHVARLTPGLLSVEAWGGATYDVALRFLGEDPWERLAAVRDAVPNIAVQMLLRGRNTVGYTPYPTEVTDAFVREAAATGVDIFRIFDALNDVSQMRPAIDAVLETGTAVAEVAVCYTGDLLDPAEKLYTLDYYLRLAEQMVDAGAHILAVKDMAGLLRAEAAYELVSALRSRFDVPVHVHTHDTAGGQLATLLAASRAGADAVDVASAPMAGTTSQPSASALVAALAHTERDTGLSLQAVSDLEPYWEAVRQVYKPFESGLPGPTGRVYHHEIPGGQLSNLRQQAIALGLGDQFEKVEDWYAAANRILGRPPKVTPSSKVVGDLALALAAANADPDDFEQNPERYDIPDSVIGFMAGELGELPGGWPEPFRTKVLEGRTVKIGVEPLSAEDAAALDGDSVQRRSALNRLLFPGPTKAFEQVRETYGDLSVLETPDYLYGLHQGQEHIATLDKGVSLFVGLEAIGEADDKGMRTVMATLNGQLRPVFVRDHSISVDSASTEKADPGTPGHVPAPFSGVVTLQVNPGDVVSAGQAVATIEAMKMEAAITAAVSGVVKRLAILKTQQVDAGDLLLEIEALPAQMAN, encoded by the coding sequence ATGTTCAAGAAGATCCTCGTGGCGAACCGAGGCGAGATCGCGATTCGCGCATTCCGCGCCGCATTCGAACTGGGCGCGAAGACTGTCGCGGTCTTCCCCTACGAGGACCGGAACTCCATGCACCGCCTCAAGGCTGACGAGGCCTACCAGATCGGTGAGGTTGGCCATCCGGTGCGCGCCTATCTCGACGTGAGCGAGATCATCCGGGTCGCCCTGGAATCGGGAGCTGATGCGATCTACCCCGGCTACGGCTTCCTCTCCGAGAATCCCGACCTCGCCCAGGCGGCGGCGGATGCTGGCATCACGTTCATCGGGCCGCCCACCAAGGTGCTCGAAATGGCGGGCAACAAGGTGACGGCCAAGGAACACGCCATCAGCGCGGGAGTTCCGGTGCTCAAATCGACGCCAGCCTCGAAAGACATCGATGAGCTGATCGCCGGAGCCGACGAGATCGGATTCCCCGTGTTTGCCAAGGCTGTCGCGGGCGGGGGCGGCCGCGGGATGAGGCGCGTGGACAAGAGGGAGGACCTCAGAGAGGCCCTCGAGGCCGCGATGCGCGAAGCCGACAGCGCGTTCGGCGACCCGACGATGTTCGTCGAGCAGGCCGTCGTGCGTCCTCGTCACATCGAGGTGCAGATCCTCGCCGATTCCGGCGGCGAGACCGTCCACCTCTTCGAGCGAGACTGCTCGGTGCAGCGCCGTCACCAGAAGGTCGTGGAGATCGCACCGGCGCCGAACCTCGATGAGGGCATCCGACAGGCCATGTATCGGGATGCCATCGCCTTCGCTCGCTCGATCGGCTACGTCAACGCGGGAACCGTGGAGTTCCTGCTCGATACCGCGGGGGAGCGCGCCGGCGAGCACGTCTTCATTGAGATGAACCCCCGCATCCAGGTCGAGCACACGGTGACGGAGGAGGTCACTGACGTGGACCTCGTCCAATCGCAGATGCGCATCGCGTACGGTCAGACCCTCGCCGAGCTCGGACTCCAGCAACACAACCTGCAGCTGCGCGGTGCCGCCCTGCAGTGCCGCATCACCACTGAGGATCCCGCAGCCGGATTCCGCCCGGACACGGGCAAGATCACGACCTACCGGTCACCCGGCGGCGCTGGCATCCGTCTCGATGGAGGCACCGTCGCCTCCGGTGCGCAGATCTCCCCCCACTTCGATTCGATGCTCGTGAAGATGACGTGCCGCGGCCGCGACTTCCGCGCTGCGGTGCTGCGTGCGCGCCGGGGGCTCGCCGAGTTCCGCCTTCGGGGCGTCACCACGAACATCCCGTTTCTCCAGGCTGTCCTCGACGATCCTGACTTCGTCGCCGGTGACCTCAGTACGTCGTTCATTGAGGAACGACCCTGGTTGGTGCGGGGAAGGTCGTCGAAGGATCGTGGCACCAAGGTGCTCAACTGGCTCGCCGATGTCACCGTCAACCAGCCGAACGGCAACGGGGCGGGCCGCATCAACCCGAGCCTCAAGCTCCCGTCCGTGGACCTGGACGCGCCGGCGCCTGCGGGTTCTCGGCAGCGGCTTCTCGAACTCGGGCCCGTGGGCTTCGCGTCGTCGCTCCGTGCGCAGACGGCTCTCGCCGTGACGGAGACCACGTTCCGGGACGCCCACCAGTCCCTGTTGGCGACGCGCGTGAGAACCCGCGATCTCGTCGCCGTGCTTCCTCATGTCGCTCGCCTGACGCCAGGACTGCTCTCCGTCGAGGCGTGGGGCGGTGCCACCTACGATGTAGCCCTTCGCTTCCTCGGGGAGGACCCCTGGGAGCGTCTGGCAGCCGTGCGCGACGCGGTTCCCAACATCGCCGTCCAGATGCTGCTGCGCGGCCGCAACACTGTCGGCTACACGCCGTACCCGACCGAGGTCACCGACGCCTTCGTGCGTGAGGCGGCGGCCACCGGAGTGGACATCTTCCGCATCTTCGATGCTCTCAACGACGTGTCTCAGATGCGTCCGGCGATCGACGCGGTGCTCGAGACGGGCACCGCTGTCGCGGAGGTCGCCGTCTGCTACACGGGCGATCTCCTGGACCCCGCAGAGAAGCTCTACACCCTCGACTACTACCTCCGTCTCGCCGAGCAGATGGTCGACGCCGGCGCTCACATACTTGCCGTGAAGGACATGGCCGGACTGCTCCGCGCAGAGGCGGCGTACGAGCTCGTGAGCGCGCTCAGATCCCGATTCGATGTTCCTGTCCATGTCCACACCCACGACACGGCAGGCGGCCAGCTGGCCACGCTCCTTGCCGCGTCCCGGGCGGGCGCAGATGCGGTCGACGTCGCGAGCGCGCCGATGGCCGGCACGACCAGCCAGCCCTCCGCTTCCGCCCTCGTGGCGGCGCTCGCCCACACCGAGCGCGATACCGGATTGTCGCTGCAAGCGGTCTCAGATCTCGAGCCGTACTGGGAGGCCGTACGACAGGTCTACAAGCCATTCGAGTCGGGACTTCCCGGGCCCACGGGGCGCGTCTATCACCACGAGATTCCCGGCGGCCAGCTCTCGAACCTTCGTCAGCAGGCGATCGCGCTGGGGCTCGGCGACCAGTTCGAGAAGGTAGAGGACTGGTACGCGGCGGCCAATCGCATCCTCGGTCGCCCTCCGAAGGTCACCCCATCGTCGAAGGTCGTCGGCGATCTCGCTCTTGCCCTCGCGGCAGCGAATGCCGATCCCGACGATTTCGAACAGAACCCCGAGCGCTACGACATCCCTGACTCCGTCATAGGTTTCATGGCTGGCGAACTCGGCGAGCTTCCGGGCGGTTGGCCCGAGCCGTTCCGCACGAAGGTTCTCGAGGGACGCACCGTGAAGATCGGTGTCGAACCCCTGAGCGCTGAGGATGCCGCTGCCCTCGACGGCGACTCCGTGCAACGTCGTTCGGCACTCAACCGGCTCCTGTTCCCGGGTCCGACGAAGGCATTCGAGCAGGTGCGGGAAACCTACGGTGACCTCTCCGTGCTCGAGACGCCGGACTACCTCTACGGCCTCCACCAGGGCCAGGAGCACATCGCCACGCTCGACAAGGGGGTGAGCCTCTTCGTCGGGCTCGAGGCGATCGGCGAGGCTGACGACAAGGGCATGCGCACCGTGATGGCGACACTCAACGGTCAGCTCCGCCCGGTGTTCGTGCGCGACCACAGCATCTCGGTTGACTCAGCATCAACGGAGAAGGCCGATCCGGGTACGCCGGGCCACGTGCCGGCGCCCTTCTCGGGTGTTGTGACACTGCAGGTGAATCCGGGCGATGTCGTCTCCGCTGGCCAGGCGGTGGCGACGATCGAGGCGATGAAGATGGAGGCCGCGATCACCGCCGCAGTCTCCGGCGTTGTCAAGCGTCTGGCAATACTGAAGACGCAGCAGGTCGACGCCGGTGACCTGCTGCTCGAGATCGAGGCGCTCCCCGCGCAGATGGCGAACTGA
- a CDS encoding peptide deformylase, with translation MAERPIRLFGDPVLRSRCDVIPVGDPRAAPLVADLLENVRIPGRAGLAANQIGVGLRAFSYNIDGDVGYVINPELVEVSGEPELVEEGCLSVPGFYFPRRRYPFARVRGVDLDGNVVEISGEGLMAQALQHEVDHLDGHLYIEGLEPEAKREAMRAIRQAPWY, from the coding sequence ATGGCCGAACGACCGATTCGCCTCTTCGGCGACCCCGTCCTGCGATCGCGATGCGACGTCATCCCCGTGGGTGACCCGCGTGCTGCACCCCTCGTCGCGGATCTGCTCGAGAATGTGAGGATCCCGGGGCGCGCCGGCCTCGCGGCGAACCAGATCGGTGTGGGTCTCCGTGCGTTCAGTTACAACATCGATGGTGACGTCGGGTACGTGATCAATCCAGAGCTCGTCGAGGTCTCTGGTGAACCGGAACTGGTGGAGGAGGGTTGCCTCTCCGTGCCCGGTTTCTACTTCCCGCGGCGGCGGTACCCGTTCGCGCGGGTGCGGGGCGTTGACCTCGACGGCAACGTCGTGGAGATCAGTGGGGAGGGCCTCATGGCACAGGCGCTCCAGCACGAAGTCGACCACCTCGACGGGCACCTCTACATCGAGGGACTCGAGCCCGAAGCGAAGCGCGAGGCGATGCGTGCGATCCGGCAGGCACCCTGGTACTAG
- a CDS encoding long-chain fatty acid--CoA ligase, whose translation MKQFDVPALVEADPEANVTDLLIDRVKATPDRALFALPTDDGGWRDVTSSEFLRQVTALAKGLVAAGIEPGDKIGLMAKTRYEWTLIDFATWFAGAVLVPVYETSAPAQILWNLTDSGAVAMITETADHFARFDEIRPDVPAIRNSWQIDLGDLDKLAASGTAVTDEEIERRRNLAKGSDLATLIYTSGTTGKPKGCIITHSNFVELARNAQRRIPEVVNPESSTLLFITLAHIFARYISILAVEGGVKVGHQPDTKLLVPSMGSFKPTFLLAVPRVFEKVYNSSEQKAEAGGKGKIFRRAADVAIAHSKALDAGHVPLGLKIQFAIFDRLVLSKIRAALGGRAQYAVSGSAPLGLRLGHFYRSLGLTILEGYGLTETTAPVSVNVPSHFKIGKVGPPLPGNSVRIAPDGEIQVKGVCVFDGYWNNEAATKDVFEDGWFKTGDLGEIDDEGYLQITGRKKEIIVTAGGKNVAPAVLEDPIRANPIIGQVIVVGDQKPFISALITLDEEMLPVWLANNQLDAQMSVAEAAKHPAVLAEVQSAVDAANGAVSRAESIRKFQILESDLTEASGHLTPKLSIKRNVILVDFADVIEGIYTGAPTEGISVSQ comes from the coding sequence GTGAAACAGTTCGACGTTCCAGCACTAGTTGAAGCCGATCCTGAAGCCAATGTCACCGACCTGCTCATCGACAGGGTCAAGGCGACACCCGATCGGGCGCTCTTCGCACTTCCCACCGATGACGGCGGATGGCGGGATGTCACGAGCTCCGAGTTCCTCCGCCAGGTGACCGCGCTCGCGAAGGGCCTCGTGGCCGCTGGCATCGAGCCCGGCGACAAGATCGGCCTCATGGCCAAGACCCGTTACGAGTGGACGCTCATCGACTTCGCGACGTGGTTCGCGGGAGCCGTCCTGGTACCCGTGTACGAGACATCCGCCCCGGCGCAGATCCTGTGGAACCTCACCGATTCCGGCGCAGTAGCGATGATCACGGAGACCGCGGACCACTTCGCACGATTCGACGAGATCCGTCCTGATGTCCCTGCCATCCGCAACTCGTGGCAGATCGACCTCGGAGACCTCGACAAACTGGCGGCGTCCGGCACTGCCGTGACCGACGAGGAGATCGAGCGGCGCCGCAACCTGGCGAAGGGCTCCGATCTCGCGACCCTCATCTACACCTCGGGCACCACCGGCAAGCCCAAGGGCTGCATCATCACGCACTCCAACTTCGTCGAGCTCGCGCGGAATGCCCAGCGGCGTATCCCGGAGGTCGTCAACCCGGAGTCCAGCACCCTGCTGTTCATCACGCTCGCGCACATCTTCGCGCGCTACATCTCGATCCTCGCCGTCGAGGGAGGAGTCAAGGTCGGCCACCAGCCGGACACCAAGCTGCTCGTGCCCTCGATGGGCTCGTTCAAGCCCACCTTCCTCCTCGCCGTGCCCAGGGTCTTCGAGAAGGTCTACAACTCCTCAGAGCAGAAGGCAGAGGCCGGTGGCAAGGGCAAGATCTTCCGCCGGGCCGCGGATGTCGCGATCGCCCACTCCAAGGCGCTCGATGCCGGGCACGTTCCGCTCGGCCTCAAGATCCAGTTCGCCATCTTCGACCGTCTGGTCCTCAGCAAGATCCGCGCTGCCCTGGGCGGTCGCGCCCAGTACGCGGTGTCGGGATCGGCGCCGCTCGGTCTTCGACTCGGTCACTTCTACCGCAGCCTCGGCCTGACGATCCTCGAGGGCTACGGCCTGACCGAGACCACGGCACCCGTGTCGGTCAACGTCCCATCGCACTTCAAGATTGGCAAGGTCGGGCCGCCCCTGCCCGGCAACTCGGTGCGTATTGCTCCCGATGGTGAGATCCAGGTCAAGGGCGTCTGCGTCTTCGACGGCTACTGGAACAACGAGGCCGCCACCAAGGACGTCTTCGAGGACGGCTGGTTCAAGACGGGCGACCTCGGCGAGATCGACGATGAGGGCTACCTCCAGATCACCGGACGCAAGAAGGAGATCATCGTCACGGCCGGCGGCAAGAACGTTGCTCCCGCTGTTCTCGAGGATCCGATCCGCGCCAACCCGATCATCGGACAGGTCATCGTTGTGGGCGATCAGAAGCCGTTCATCTCGGCCCTCATCACCCTCGACGAGGAGATGTTGCCGGTCTGGCTCGCCAACAACCAGCTCGACGCCCAGATGAGCGTCGCGGAGGCCGCGAAGCATCCTGCCGTTCTCGCGGAGGTGCAGAGCGCGGTGGATGCCGCGAACGGCGCCGTCTCGCGTGCGGAGTCGATCCGCAAGTTCCAGATCCTCGAGTCCGACTTGACGGAGGCGAGCGGTCACCTCACGCCGAAGCTCAGCATCAAGCGCAATGTCATCCTCGTGGACTTCGCCGATGTCATCGAGGGTATCTACACGGGAGCACCCACCGAGGGCATTTCGGTCTCCCAGTAG
- a CDS encoding ROK family glucokinase: MHAIGIDIGGTKIAGAVVDEAGEILAEERIATEAGKPNAIIDAVVEMVQRLSVGREIIAAGVAAPGFIDSAQSTVYYAPNINWRNEPLQSRLSDRLGIDVTIDNDANAAGWAEFRFGVGRGGRDMTMLTIGTGVGGAIVTGGRLFRGGFGAGAELGHLRVVPEGLPCGCGARGCIEQYGSGRALLRMANEIADVGGVGLALAEARLANDGVLDGHIVGDLIAAGDPGALHALEQLGHWLGQACASLSAVLDPELFVFGGGVAASGDLLLNPVREAFHQHLPARGFHPEPEFVIAELVNDAGMVGAADLARIHATAR, from the coding sequence GTGCATGCCATTGGAATTGATATCGGCGGGACGAAGATCGCCGGCGCGGTCGTCGACGAGGCTGGCGAGATCCTCGCCGAGGAACGCATTGCCACAGAGGCGGGCAAGCCCAACGCGATCATCGATGCGGTCGTGGAGATGGTCCAGCGCCTCTCCGTCGGTCGCGAGATCATCGCCGCCGGTGTCGCGGCGCCAGGGTTCATCGACTCCGCCCAGTCGACGGTGTACTACGCACCGAACATCAATTGGCGCAATGAGCCCCTCCAGAGTCGTCTCAGCGACCGCCTCGGCATCGACGTGACCATCGACAACGATGCGAACGCGGCCGGGTGGGCGGAATTCCGATTCGGCGTTGGCCGGGGCGGACGCGACATGACCATGCTCACCATCGGGACCGGCGTGGGCGGAGCCATCGTGACGGGCGGTCGCCTCTTCCGCGGTGGTTTCGGGGCCGGAGCAGAGCTCGGCCACCTTCGTGTCGTCCCGGAGGGGTTGCCGTGCGGGTGCGGTGCGCGTGGCTGCATCGAACAGTACGGTTCGGGGCGTGCGCTCCTGCGCATGGCCAACGAGATAGCAGATGTCGGCGGCGTTGGTCTCGCCCTTGCGGAAGCCCGTCTCGCGAACGACGGAGTCCTCGACGGGCATATCGTCGGTGATCTCATCGCTGCCGGTGACCCCGGCGCGCTGCACGCGCTCGAGCAACTCGGTCACTGGCTCGGCCAGGCGTGTGCGAGTCTCAGTGCTGTGCTCGACCCGGAGCTCTTCGTGTTCGGCGGTGGGGTCGCGGCATCCGGCGATCTTCTCCTGAACCCGGTGCGCGAGGCCTTCCATCAGCATCTGCCCGCGCGTGGCTTCCATCCTGAACCGGAGTTCGTCATTGCGGAACTGGTCAACGATGCTGGCATGGTGGGCGCGGCCGACCTTGCCCGGATCCACGCCACGGCGCGATAG
- a CDS encoding 1-acyl-sn-glycerol-3-phosphate acyltransferase has protein sequence MFYWFMKNLVAGPLLKTVFRPWVTGVENIPKTGGVILASNHLSVIDSVILPLVVDRRIYFLAKSDYFVGKDLKGWLIKHFLLGTGMLPIDRSGGKASEASLNTGLGVLAKGDVLGIYPEGTRSPDARLYRGRTGVARMILEAHVPVVPVAMVDTEKVMPIGSKLPKVRRIGIVFGEPLDFSRFEGLEGDRFILRSITDEIMYELNRISGQEYVDVYASSVREKQTARR, from the coding sequence ATGTTCTACTGGTTCATGAAGAACCTCGTAGCGGGACCCTTGTTGAAGACGGTCTTCCGCCCGTGGGTCACCGGGGTCGAGAACATCCCGAAGACCGGGGGAGTGATCCTCGCGAGCAACCACCTCTCCGTCATCGACTCGGTGATCCTTCCGCTTGTCGTCGACCGGCGCATCTACTTCCTCGCCAAGAGCGACTACTTCGTGGGCAAGGACCTCAAGGGTTGGCTGATCAAGCACTTCCTGCTGGGGACGGGGATGCTTCCCATCGACCGCTCGGGCGGAAAAGCATCGGAGGCGTCCCTCAACACGGGTCTCGGCGTGCTGGCCAAGGGCGATGTGCTCGGCATCTACCCCGAGGGCACTCGTAGCCCTGACGCTCGGCTCTACCGCGGCCGCACTGGCGTCGCCCGCATGATCCTCGAGGCACACGTTCCCGTGGTCCCCGTCGCGATGGTCGACACCGAGAAGGTCATGCCCATCGGCAGCAAGCTCCCCAAGGTCCGCCGCATCGGAATCGTCTTCGGTGAGCCGCTCGACTTCTCGCGCTTCGAGGGGCTCGAGGGTGACCGTTTCATCCTTCGCTCCATCACCGACGAGATCATGTACGAACTGAACCGCATCAGTGGCCAGGAGTATGTGGACGTGTAT